A genomic region of Haemorhous mexicanus isolate bHaeMex1 chromosome 14, bHaeMex1.pri, whole genome shotgun sequence contains the following coding sequences:
- the MTM1 gene encoding myotubularin isoform X1 encodes MASSSSTSKYNSNSLENSSSKQNLKDGTNWEQNEEIPRLPGETRVTDKDVIYMCPFNGPVKGRVYITNYRLYLRSVENDPVVILNVPLGVISRIEKMGGASSRGENSYGLDITCKDMRNLRFALKQEGHSRRDIFEVLTKYAFPQSHSLPFFAFVNEEKFPENGWMVYNPMSEYRRQGLPNEQWRVTFINEHYGLCDTYPSLLVVPYNATDDDLKKVAAFRSRNRIPVLSWIHPETQAVIMRCSQPLVGMSGKRNKDDERYLDIIREANGQISKLTIYDARPNVNAVANKATGGGYEGEDAYPNAELSFLDIHNIHVMRESLKKLKDIVYPNVEESHWLSSLESTHWLEHIKLVLTGAIQVADKVSSGRSSVLVHCSDGWDRTAQLTSLAMLMLDSYYRTIEGFEVLVQKEWISFGHKFASRIGHGDKNHADTDRSPIFLQFIDCVWQMSKQFPTAFEFNEQFLITILDHLYSCRFGTFLYNSEFLREKEKVTDRTLSLWSLINSDKSKYTNAFYSKELNRALYPVASMRHLELWVNYYIRWNPRIRQQQPNPMEQRYLELLALRDDYIRRLEELQITNNSKISNSSASSTSPSQMVSQVQTHF; translated from the exons ATGGCCTCATCATCATCAACATCTAAATATAATTCAAACTCCTTGGAGAACTCCTCAAGTAAACAG AATCTAAAAGATGGAACTAATTGggaacaaaatgaagaaataccTCGTCTACCAGGGGAGACCAGGGTCACAG ACAAGGATGTTATTTATATGTGTCCATTTAATGGCCCCGTTAAAGGAAGAGTGTACATCACAAACTACAGGCTGTACCTAAGAAGTGTGGAAAAT GATCCGGTTGTGATATTGAATGTTCCATTGGGTGTAATTTCAAGGATTGAAAAAATGGGAGGAGCTTCAAGCAGAGGAGAGAACTCTTATGGATTAGATATAACCTGTAAA GATATGAGGAATTTACGGTTTGCATTAAAACAAGAAGGGCACAGTAGAAGAGATATATTTGAAGTCCTCACAAAATATGCTTTTCCCCAGTCACATAGCTTG cctttttttgcctttgtaaATGAAGAAAAGTTTCCTGAAAATGGGTGGATGGTGTACAACCCGATGTCTGAATACAGGAGACAG GGGCTGCCTAACGAGCAGTGGCGAGTGACTTTCATTAACGAGCACTACGGGCTGTGTGACACGTACCCATCGCTCCTGGTCGTGCCCTACAATGCCACAGATGATGATCTCAAAAAAGTTGCTGCCTTTAGGTCCCGAAATAGAATCCCG GTTCTCTCGTGGATTCACCCAGAGACCCAGGCTGTCATCATGCgctgcagccagcccctggTTGGAATGAGCGGCAAGCGGAACAAAGATGATGAAAGATACCTCGATATCATCCGGGAGGCCAACGGGCAGATCTCCAAACTGACCATCTACGATGCAAGGCCCAATGTCAATGCTGTTGCAAACAAG GCAACTGGGGGAGGATACGAAGGTGAAGATGCATATCCCAATGCAGAACTTTCCTTCTTGGACattcataacattcatgtcatgCGGGAATCTTTGAAGAAGCTAAAGGACATAGTTTATCCTAATGTGGAAGAATCACACTGGTTGTCAAGTCTGGAATCAACCCATTGGTTAGAACATATAAAG CTGGTGCTGACAGGAGCCATTCAGGTGGCAGACAAGGTGTCGTCGGGCCGGAGCTCGGTGCTGGTTCACTGCAGCGACGGCTGGGACCGCACGGCTCAGCTCACCTCCCTGGCCATGCTCATGCTGGACAGCTACTACAGAACCATCGAAGGCTTTGAAGTTCTGGTGCAGAAAGAGTGGATAAGCTTTGGACACAAGTTTGCGTCG AGAATAGGCCATGGTGATAAAAATCATGCTGATACTGACAGATCGCCCATCTTTCTCCAGTTTATTGATTGTGTGTGGCAGATGTCTAAACAG TTTCCTACGGCCTTTGAGTTCAATGAGCAGTTCCTGATTACAATCCTGGATCACTTGTACAGCTGCCGCTTTGGCACTTTCTTGTACAACAGCGAGttcctcagagaaaaagag AAAGTGACTGACAGAACGTTATCCTTATGGTCTTTGATAAACAGTGACAAATCTAAATACACCAATGCTTTTTATAGTAAAGAGCTAAATCGAGCACTCTATCCTGTAGCCAGCATGCGGCATTTAGAGCTCTGGGTTAATTACTACATCAGGTGGAACCCCAGGATTCGGCAACAA CAGCCAAACCCCATGGAGCAACGTTACCTGGAGCTCCTTGCGTTGCGTGATGACTATATCAGGAGACTTGAAGAGCTTCAGATCACAAATAACTCTAAGATATCCAATTCATCAGCCTCATCAACATCTCCCTCACAAATGGTGTCTCAAGTACAAAcacatttttga
- the MTM1 gene encoding myotubularin isoform X3 translates to MELIGNKMKKYLVYQGRPGSQDPVVILNVPLGVISRIEKMGGASSRGENSYGLDITCKDMRNLRFALKQEGHSRRDIFEVLTKYAFPQSHSLPFFAFVNEEKFPENGWMVYNPMSEYRRQGLPNEQWRVTFINEHYGLCDTYPSLLVVPYNATDDDLKKVAAFRSRNRIPVLSWIHPETQAVIMRCSQPLVGMSGKRNKDDERYLDIIREANGQISKLTIYDARPNVNAVANKATGGGYEGEDAYPNAELSFLDIHNIHVMRESLKKLKDIVYPNVEESHWLSSLESTHWLEHIKLVLTGAIQVADKVSSGRSSVLVHCSDGWDRTAQLTSLAMLMLDSYYRTIEGFEVLVQKEWISFGHKFASRIGHGDKNHADTDRSPIFLQFIDCVWQMSKQFPTAFEFNEQFLITILDHLYSCRFGTFLYNSEFLREKEKVTDRTLSLWSLINSDKSKYTNAFYSKELNRALYPVASMRHLELWVNYYIRWNPRIRQQQPNPMEQRYLELLALRDDYIRRLEELQITNNSKISNSSASSTSPSQMVSQVQTHF, encoded by the exons ATGGAACTAATTGggaacaaaatgaagaaataccTCGTCTACCAGGGGAGACCAGGGTCACAG GATCCGGTTGTGATATTGAATGTTCCATTGGGTGTAATTTCAAGGATTGAAAAAATGGGAGGAGCTTCAAGCAGAGGAGAGAACTCTTATGGATTAGATATAACCTGTAAA GATATGAGGAATTTACGGTTTGCATTAAAACAAGAAGGGCACAGTAGAAGAGATATATTTGAAGTCCTCACAAAATATGCTTTTCCCCAGTCACATAGCTTG cctttttttgcctttgtaaATGAAGAAAAGTTTCCTGAAAATGGGTGGATGGTGTACAACCCGATGTCTGAATACAGGAGACAG GGGCTGCCTAACGAGCAGTGGCGAGTGACTTTCATTAACGAGCACTACGGGCTGTGTGACACGTACCCATCGCTCCTGGTCGTGCCCTACAATGCCACAGATGATGATCTCAAAAAAGTTGCTGCCTTTAGGTCCCGAAATAGAATCCCG GTTCTCTCGTGGATTCACCCAGAGACCCAGGCTGTCATCATGCgctgcagccagcccctggTTGGAATGAGCGGCAAGCGGAACAAAGATGATGAAAGATACCTCGATATCATCCGGGAGGCCAACGGGCAGATCTCCAAACTGACCATCTACGATGCAAGGCCCAATGTCAATGCTGTTGCAAACAAG GCAACTGGGGGAGGATACGAAGGTGAAGATGCATATCCCAATGCAGAACTTTCCTTCTTGGACattcataacattcatgtcatgCGGGAATCTTTGAAGAAGCTAAAGGACATAGTTTATCCTAATGTGGAAGAATCACACTGGTTGTCAAGTCTGGAATCAACCCATTGGTTAGAACATATAAAG CTGGTGCTGACAGGAGCCATTCAGGTGGCAGACAAGGTGTCGTCGGGCCGGAGCTCGGTGCTGGTTCACTGCAGCGACGGCTGGGACCGCACGGCTCAGCTCACCTCCCTGGCCATGCTCATGCTGGACAGCTACTACAGAACCATCGAAGGCTTTGAAGTTCTGGTGCAGAAAGAGTGGATAAGCTTTGGACACAAGTTTGCGTCG AGAATAGGCCATGGTGATAAAAATCATGCTGATACTGACAGATCGCCCATCTTTCTCCAGTTTATTGATTGTGTGTGGCAGATGTCTAAACAG TTTCCTACGGCCTTTGAGTTCAATGAGCAGTTCCTGATTACAATCCTGGATCACTTGTACAGCTGCCGCTTTGGCACTTTCTTGTACAACAGCGAGttcctcagagaaaaagag AAAGTGACTGACAGAACGTTATCCTTATGGTCTTTGATAAACAGTGACAAATCTAAATACACCAATGCTTTTTATAGTAAAGAGCTAAATCGAGCACTCTATCCTGTAGCCAGCATGCGGCATTTAGAGCTCTGGGTTAATTACTACATCAGGTGGAACCCCAGGATTCGGCAACAA CAGCCAAACCCCATGGAGCAACGTTACCTGGAGCTCCTTGCGTTGCGTGATGACTATATCAGGAGACTTGAAGAGCTTCAGATCACAAATAACTCTAAGATATCCAATTCATCAGCCTCATCAACATCTCCCTCACAAATGGTGTCTCAAGTACAAAcacatttttga
- the MTM1 gene encoding myotubularin isoform X2: MASSSSTSKYNSNSLENSSSKQNLKDGTNWEQNEEIPRLPGETRVTDKDVIYMCPFNGPVKGRVYITNYRLYLRSVENDPVVILNVPLGVISRIEKMGGASSRGENSYGLDITCKDMRNLRFALKQEGHSRRDIFEVLTKYAFPQSHSLPFFAFVNEEKFPENGWMVYNPMSEYRRQGLPNEQWRVTFINEHYGLCDTYPSLLVVPYNATDDDLKKVAAFRSRNRIPVLSWIHPETQAVIMRCSQPLVGMSGKRNKDDERYLDIIREANGQISKLTIYDARPNVNAVANKATGGGYEGEDAYPNAELSFLDIHNIHVMRESLKKLKDIVYPNVEESHWLSSLESTHWLEHIKLVLTGAIQVADKVSSGRSSVLVHCSDGWDRTAQLTSLAMLMLDSYYRTIEGFEVLVQKEWISFGHKFASRIGHGDKNHADTDRSPIFLQFIDCVWQMSKQFPTAFEFNEQFLITILDHLYSCRFGTFLYNSEFLREKEKVTDRTLSLWSLINSDKSKYTNAFYSKELNRALYPVASMRHLELWVNYYIRWNPRIRQQPNPMEQRYLELLALRDDYIRRLEELQITNNSKISNSSASSTSPSQMVSQVQTHF, translated from the exons ATGGCCTCATCATCATCAACATCTAAATATAATTCAAACTCCTTGGAGAACTCCTCAAGTAAACAG AATCTAAAAGATGGAACTAATTGggaacaaaatgaagaaataccTCGTCTACCAGGGGAGACCAGGGTCACAG ACAAGGATGTTATTTATATGTGTCCATTTAATGGCCCCGTTAAAGGAAGAGTGTACATCACAAACTACAGGCTGTACCTAAGAAGTGTGGAAAAT GATCCGGTTGTGATATTGAATGTTCCATTGGGTGTAATTTCAAGGATTGAAAAAATGGGAGGAGCTTCAAGCAGAGGAGAGAACTCTTATGGATTAGATATAACCTGTAAA GATATGAGGAATTTACGGTTTGCATTAAAACAAGAAGGGCACAGTAGAAGAGATATATTTGAAGTCCTCACAAAATATGCTTTTCCCCAGTCACATAGCTTG cctttttttgcctttgtaaATGAAGAAAAGTTTCCTGAAAATGGGTGGATGGTGTACAACCCGATGTCTGAATACAGGAGACAG GGGCTGCCTAACGAGCAGTGGCGAGTGACTTTCATTAACGAGCACTACGGGCTGTGTGACACGTACCCATCGCTCCTGGTCGTGCCCTACAATGCCACAGATGATGATCTCAAAAAAGTTGCTGCCTTTAGGTCCCGAAATAGAATCCCG GTTCTCTCGTGGATTCACCCAGAGACCCAGGCTGTCATCATGCgctgcagccagcccctggTTGGAATGAGCGGCAAGCGGAACAAAGATGATGAAAGATACCTCGATATCATCCGGGAGGCCAACGGGCAGATCTCCAAACTGACCATCTACGATGCAAGGCCCAATGTCAATGCTGTTGCAAACAAG GCAACTGGGGGAGGATACGAAGGTGAAGATGCATATCCCAATGCAGAACTTTCCTTCTTGGACattcataacattcatgtcatgCGGGAATCTTTGAAGAAGCTAAAGGACATAGTTTATCCTAATGTGGAAGAATCACACTGGTTGTCAAGTCTGGAATCAACCCATTGGTTAGAACATATAAAG CTGGTGCTGACAGGAGCCATTCAGGTGGCAGACAAGGTGTCGTCGGGCCGGAGCTCGGTGCTGGTTCACTGCAGCGACGGCTGGGACCGCACGGCTCAGCTCACCTCCCTGGCCATGCTCATGCTGGACAGCTACTACAGAACCATCGAAGGCTTTGAAGTTCTGGTGCAGAAAGAGTGGATAAGCTTTGGACACAAGTTTGCGTCG AGAATAGGCCATGGTGATAAAAATCATGCTGATACTGACAGATCGCCCATCTTTCTCCAGTTTATTGATTGTGTGTGGCAGATGTCTAAACAG TTTCCTACGGCCTTTGAGTTCAATGAGCAGTTCCTGATTACAATCCTGGATCACTTGTACAGCTGCCGCTTTGGCACTTTCTTGTACAACAGCGAGttcctcagagaaaaagag AAAGTGACTGACAGAACGTTATCCTTATGGTCTTTGATAAACAGTGACAAATCTAAATACACCAATGCTTTTTATAGTAAAGAGCTAAATCGAGCACTCTATCCTGTAGCCAGCATGCGGCATTTAGAGCTCTGGGTTAATTACTACATCAGGTGGAACCCCAGGATTCGGCAACAA CCAAACCCCATGGAGCAACGTTACCTGGAGCTCCTTGCGTTGCGTGATGACTATATCAGGAGACTTGAAGAGCTTCAGATCACAAATAACTCTAAGATATCCAATTCATCAGCCTCATCAACATCTCCCTCACAAATGGTGTCTCAAGTACAAAcacatttttga